In Paralichthys olivaceus isolate ysfri-2021 chromosome 13, ASM2471397v2, whole genome shotgun sequence, the following are encoded in one genomic region:
- the prr19 gene encoding proline-rich protein 19 isoform X2, translating into MSHMCVRDSSTKEKKSSETTYKSCCSVNRFPADCKCLNRCRTDGQPKTKRLKTRKERSQMRGAGTEASKTKSHPHHCHRHSSNGTAHFPNFCHGSCNSRRDGPFSKVVSTTQEPSIITNSRLIGHHGLFNHEVKSIDIQRLLSQQERLERGGQKAQENHPSLTPLIPSPFSSNGLSEAGTDEVVPSEKKEDRAAKTRVDCQEKEKQILHESDITPGQRPQQQLDLSSESCRSIFSSKNSSSDVIKKVNPVIHEKDQEFRLTPTVDRDIVKTSYETVKKKVISTPKNQEPPSQHARHLSPSPPQLFSSPTTDSFHTEHRRRDPDFISKSVSAIGARLCDCLQFPRLRSRNLLAESREVLLKALRERHGPQLQENLLFQQRRLHFGTDLTSRVQDHDLEPTMTYENELSSTDVSAFQADAVGPTCSDTTALREMRSKHFKMKSSLQPQQSLKSTAVSLTRPVDTSSRLLGDIVRLGSCPQFRMNVESSGTAVGDYLFTSSPTSCWGDKASASQQWDVSLNRTRCKESIIFDSFDNSLSNHTGAFREKSCGPQYNDTQPLFHCQTQLADRHSAEPMRFPQDPFKTDRFCFTSSFSSQIHHPNPSSRFQTFSPALTCPPLSSYHTDMIHYPPSHMLERGPAPHLSSLPSPEHWSFPPMKLY; encoded by the exons ATGAGCCATATGTGTGTCAGGGATTCATCAACCAAAGAAAAGAAGTCATCAGAGACAACATATAAAAGCTGTTGCTCAGTGAACAGATTCCCTGCAGACTGCAAATGTTTAAACCGTTGCAGGACCGATGGGCAGCCGAAAACGAAACGACTGAAAACTCGCAAGGAGCGGAGTCAGATGAGAGGTGCGGGGACAGAGGCCTCAAAGACGAAATCACATCCCCATCACTGCCATCGCCACAGCAGTAATGGCACGGCACATTTCCCAAACTTTTGTCATGGTAGCTGTAACTCAAGAAGAGATGGGCCATTTTCAAAGGTCGTTTCCACCACACAGGAACCCAGCATCATCACGAACAGCCGCCTGATAGGACACCACGGCCTCTTCAACCACGAAGTGAAGTCTATTGACATTCAACGCTTGTTAAGCCAACAGGAGAGGTTGGAGAGAGGTGGACAGAAAGCACAAGAAAACCATCCATCTTTGACACCTCTCATTCCCTCTCCATTCTCCAGTAATGGTTTGTCAGAAGCCGGCACTGATGAGGTTGTGCCATCTGAGAAGAAAGAAGACCGTGCTGCAAAGACACGTGTTGATTGCcaggaaaaagagaagcaaaTCCTTCATGAATCAGATATTACACCTGGGCAGAGACCACAGCAACAACTTGATCTTTCATCTGAAAGCTGTAGAAGCATCTTCTCATCCAAGAACAGCTCCTCTGATGTTATAAAGAAGGTCAACCCTGTCATACATGAGAAGGACCAAGAGTTTCGTCTAACTCCCACTGTTGACAGAGACATTGTGAAGACATCATATGAGACGGTAAAGAAGAAAGTGATTTCTACTCCAAAAAACCAGGAGCCTCCTTCTCAACACGCTCGTCATCTCAGCCCAAGTCCACCTCAGCTCTTCAGCTCACCCACGACTGACAGCTTTCACACAGAGCACAGAAGACGAGATCCTGACTTTATATCAAAGTCTGTCTCCGCAATAGGAGCACGTTTGTGTGACTGTCTGCAGTTTCCACGTCTGAGGAGCAGAAACCTGCTCGCAGAGAGCAGGGAGGTGCTGCTGAAGGCTCTGAGGGAGAGGCATGGACCCCAGCTTCAGGAGAACCTTCTCTTTCAGCAGCGACGCCTCCACTTTGGCACTGATCTCACAAGCAGAGTGCAGGATCATGACCTGGAGCCAACCATGACTTATGAAAATGAGCTCTCGTCTACAG ATGTATCAGCATTTCAAGCCGATGCTGTTGGTCCGACATGTTCTGACACCACAGCTTTGAGAGAAATGAGAAGcaagcattttaaaatgaagtccagtctgcagccacagcagagCCTGAAATCG ACTGCTGTCTCATTGACGAGGCCTGTGGATACTTCCTCCAGGCTTTTGGGTGATATCGTCAGACTTGGTTCCTGTCCTCAGTTCCGCATGAACGTTGAGTCCTCTGGAACTGCAGTAGGTGATTATTTGTTCACATCCTCTCCCACCTCATGCTGGGGAGACAAAGCCTCAGCATCTCAGCAATGGGATGTCAGTCTCAACAGGACTAGATGCAAAGAGTCCATAATTTTTGATTCCTTTGACAACAGCTTAAGTAACCACACAGGAGCATTTAGAGAGAAGAGCTGTGGGCCTCAGTATAACGACACTCAGCCCCTCTTTCATTGTCAAACACAGCTGGCAGATAGACACTCAGCTGAGCCAATGCGCTTTCCCCAAGACCCGTTTAAAACGGACAGATTTTGTTTCacttcttccttctcctcccaaATTCACCATCCTAATCCGAGCAGCCGTTTCCAGACTTTCAGTCCCGCTTTAACTTGCCCCCCCCTCAGCTCCTACCACACAGACATGATCCACTACCCCCCATCTCACATGCTTGAAAGAGGCCCAGCACCTCACCTTTCTTCTTTACCAAGCCCTGAGCACTGGTCCTTCCCACCTATGAAACTGTACTGA
- the pafah1b3 gene encoding platelet-activating factor acetylhydrolase IB subunit gamma isoform X1 translates to MSAEDPNPAATPTPCEDIQGDGRWMSLHNRFVSDSKDKEPDVLFVGDSLVQLMHQFGIWRQLFSPLHALNFGVGGDATQHVLWRLSNGELDNISPKVVVLWVGTNNHGHTPEQICEGIMAIIQVIKNKLPHAHTLVLGLLPRGKLPNPLRERNAKVNMLVQEAVSTLPHASFLDVNPGFVHSNGSISHQDMYDYLHLTPQGYQAVCQPLHAHIKSMLDKPAEN, encoded by the exons ATGAGTGCAGAAGACCCAAACCCAGCCGCCACACCCACTCCCTGTGAGGACATCCAGGGAGATGGACGATGGATGTCTCTG CACAACCGCTTTGTGAGCGACAGTAAAGACAAAGAACCTGATGTCCTGTTTGTTGGAGACTCTCTTGTCCAGCTCATGCACCAGTTTGGG ATATGGAGGCAGctgttctctcctctccatgCCCTAAATTTCGGGGTGGGTGGTGATGCAACACAACATGTGCTCTGGAGACTGAGCAATGGCGAACTGGATAACATCAGCCCAAAG GTTGTAGTGCTGTGGGTAGGCACCAACAACCATGGTCACACCCCTGAACAGATCTGTGAAGGCATCATGGCTATCATCCAAGTCATCAAGAACAAGCTCCCCCATGCCCACACGCTTGTGCTT GGATTGCTGCCCAGGGGTAAATTGCCAAACCCCCTGCGGGAGCGAAATGCCAAAGTGAACATGCTGGTGCAGGAGGCCGTATCGACCCTCCCCCACGCCTCTTTCCTCGACGTCAACCCCGGCTTTGTCCACTCCAATGGTAGCATTTCCCACCAGGACATGTACGACTACCTTCACTTGACTCCCCAGGGCTACCAGGCCGTGTGTCAACCCCTGCACGCTCATATTAAATCCATGCTAGATAAACCTGCTGAGAATTGA
- the prr19 gene encoding proline-rich protein 19 isoform X1, with translation MRVISNQVNMSHMCVRDSSTKEKKSSETTYKSCCSVNRFPADCKCLNRCRTDGQPKTKRLKTRKERSQMRGAGTEASKTKSHPHHCHRHSSNGTAHFPNFCHGSCNSRRDGPFSKVVSTTQEPSIITNSRLIGHHGLFNHEVKSIDIQRLLSQQERLERGGQKAQENHPSLTPLIPSPFSSNGLSEAGTDEVVPSEKKEDRAAKTRVDCQEKEKQILHESDITPGQRPQQQLDLSSESCRSIFSSKNSSSDVIKKVNPVIHEKDQEFRLTPTVDRDIVKTSYETVKKKVISTPKNQEPPSQHARHLSPSPPQLFSSPTTDSFHTEHRRRDPDFISKSVSAIGARLCDCLQFPRLRSRNLLAESREVLLKALRERHGPQLQENLLFQQRRLHFGTDLTSRVQDHDLEPTMTYENELSSTDVSAFQADAVGPTCSDTTALREMRSKHFKMKSSLQPQQSLKSTAVSLTRPVDTSSRLLGDIVRLGSCPQFRMNVESSGTAVGDYLFTSSPTSCWGDKASASQQWDVSLNRTRCKESIIFDSFDNSLSNHTGAFREKSCGPQYNDTQPLFHCQTQLADRHSAEPMRFPQDPFKTDRFCFTSSFSSQIHHPNPSSRFQTFSPALTCPPLSSYHTDMIHYPPSHMLERGPAPHLSSLPSPEHWSFPPMKLY, from the exons ATGCGGGTAATTTCA AATCAAGTGAACATGAGCCATATGTGTGTCAGGGATTCATCAACCAAAGAAAAGAAGTCATCAGAGACAACATATAAAAGCTGTTGCTCAGTGAACAGATTCCCTGCAGACTGCAAATGTTTAAACCGTTGCAGGACCGATGGGCAGCCGAAAACGAAACGACTGAAAACTCGCAAGGAGCGGAGTCAGATGAGAGGTGCGGGGACAGAGGCCTCAAAGACGAAATCACATCCCCATCACTGCCATCGCCACAGCAGTAATGGCACGGCACATTTCCCAAACTTTTGTCATGGTAGCTGTAACTCAAGAAGAGATGGGCCATTTTCAAAGGTCGTTTCCACCACACAGGAACCCAGCATCATCACGAACAGCCGCCTGATAGGACACCACGGCCTCTTCAACCACGAAGTGAAGTCTATTGACATTCAACGCTTGTTAAGCCAACAGGAGAGGTTGGAGAGAGGTGGACAGAAAGCACAAGAAAACCATCCATCTTTGACACCTCTCATTCCCTCTCCATTCTCCAGTAATGGTTTGTCAGAAGCCGGCACTGATGAGGTTGTGCCATCTGAGAAGAAAGAAGACCGTGCTGCAAAGACACGTGTTGATTGCcaggaaaaagagaagcaaaTCCTTCATGAATCAGATATTACACCTGGGCAGAGACCACAGCAACAACTTGATCTTTCATCTGAAAGCTGTAGAAGCATCTTCTCATCCAAGAACAGCTCCTCTGATGTTATAAAGAAGGTCAACCCTGTCATACATGAGAAGGACCAAGAGTTTCGTCTAACTCCCACTGTTGACAGAGACATTGTGAAGACATCATATGAGACGGTAAAGAAGAAAGTGATTTCTACTCCAAAAAACCAGGAGCCTCCTTCTCAACACGCTCGTCATCTCAGCCCAAGTCCACCTCAGCTCTTCAGCTCACCCACGACTGACAGCTTTCACACAGAGCACAGAAGACGAGATCCTGACTTTATATCAAAGTCTGTCTCCGCAATAGGAGCACGTTTGTGTGACTGTCTGCAGTTTCCACGTCTGAGGAGCAGAAACCTGCTCGCAGAGAGCAGGGAGGTGCTGCTGAAGGCTCTGAGGGAGAGGCATGGACCCCAGCTTCAGGAGAACCTTCTCTTTCAGCAGCGACGCCTCCACTTTGGCACTGATCTCACAAGCAGAGTGCAGGATCATGACCTGGAGCCAACCATGACTTATGAAAATGAGCTCTCGTCTACAG ATGTATCAGCATTTCAAGCCGATGCTGTTGGTCCGACATGTTCTGACACCACAGCTTTGAGAGAAATGAGAAGcaagcattttaaaatgaagtccagtctgcagccacagcagagCCTGAAATCG ACTGCTGTCTCATTGACGAGGCCTGTGGATACTTCCTCCAGGCTTTTGGGTGATATCGTCAGACTTGGTTCCTGTCCTCAGTTCCGCATGAACGTTGAGTCCTCTGGAACTGCAGTAGGTGATTATTTGTTCACATCCTCTCCCACCTCATGCTGGGGAGACAAAGCCTCAGCATCTCAGCAATGGGATGTCAGTCTCAACAGGACTAGATGCAAAGAGTCCATAATTTTTGATTCCTTTGACAACAGCTTAAGTAACCACACAGGAGCATTTAGAGAGAAGAGCTGTGGGCCTCAGTATAACGACACTCAGCCCCTCTTTCATTGTCAAACACAGCTGGCAGATAGACACTCAGCTGAGCCAATGCGCTTTCCCCAAGACCCGTTTAAAACGGACAGATTTTGTTTCacttcttccttctcctcccaaATTCACCATCCTAATCCGAGCAGCCGTTTCCAGACTTTCAGTCCCGCTTTAACTTGCCCCCCCCTCAGCTCCTACCACACAGACATGATCCACTACCCCCCATCTCACATGCTTGAAAGAGGCCCAGCACCTCACCTTTCTTCTTTACCAAGCCCTGAGCACTGGTCCTTCCCACCTATGAAACTGTACTGA
- the pafah1b3 gene encoding platelet-activating factor acetylhydrolase IB subunit gamma isoform X2 → MHQFGIWRQLFSPLHALNFGVGGDATQHVLWRLSNGELDNISPKVVVLWVGTNNHGHTPEQICEGIMAIIQVIKNKLPHAHTLVLGLLPRGKLPNPLRERNAKVNMLVQEAVSTLPHASFLDVNPGFVHSNGSISHQDMYDYLHLTPQGYQAVCQPLHAHIKSMLDKPAEN, encoded by the exons ATGCACCAGTTTGGG ATATGGAGGCAGctgttctctcctctccatgCCCTAAATTTCGGGGTGGGTGGTGATGCAACACAACATGTGCTCTGGAGACTGAGCAATGGCGAACTGGATAACATCAGCCCAAAG GTTGTAGTGCTGTGGGTAGGCACCAACAACCATGGTCACACCCCTGAACAGATCTGTGAAGGCATCATGGCTATCATCCAAGTCATCAAGAACAAGCTCCCCCATGCCCACACGCTTGTGCTT GGATTGCTGCCCAGGGGTAAATTGCCAAACCCCCTGCGGGAGCGAAATGCCAAAGTGAACATGCTGGTGCAGGAGGCCGTATCGACCCTCCCCCACGCCTCTTTCCTCGACGTCAACCCCGGCTTTGTCCACTCCAATGGTAGCATTTCCCACCAGGACATGTACGACTACCTTCACTTGACTCCCCAGGGCTACCAGGCCGTGTGTCAACCCCTGCACGCTCATATTAAATCCATGCTAGATAAACCTGCTGAGAATTGA